A genomic window from Candidatus Krumholzibacteriia bacterium includes:
- the buk gene encoding butyrate kinase gives MPSILVINPGSTSTKIALFSEEGILVEESLEHDASALRQLPSIAAQLSLRKQTLLDFLERHNPGKLDMIVGRGGPLRPLEGGTWIVNREMADDLRSARYGEHASLLGGLLALDLAEAHGTRACVVDPVTVDEMDDVARVSGVKGIERRGRGHALNLKAVCRQAAEELGKPLEETRLIAAHLGGGISVALMRGGKIRDINDGLLGMGPFSANRAGALPLSGILDLAFAPGQSRSSLEKQLSSGAGLYSYLGTADLREIEKRIEEGDEEARFHLEAMAYQIAKEIGAGIAALQGKVDGIVLTGGMSRCEFLMKKLRDSLSSLAPLFHSPGEKEMEALGLGALRVLKGEEEARVYQQESGSPSGSQPPRSFEDLIARLSGDTPRRVAVAGAAKASVIEALARASHRGIVEPLLLGPEDKIRELCGKAGLENPLILDIPEDDETLAKAAVREVREGRAQILMKGSLSTSSLLKAVLHAEEGLRGDGKLSHVALLESRGRWMLHTDGGINVEQDLETRKSILSNAVALARRLEIPEPAIAGLALVENENKDLPETLDMKQLALWVEEGALGDARMEGPLALDVAFSRESADSKGSDSKLSGCVDIFLGPNITATNFVVKALLDYRQVKVGGLVLGARVPIVLLSRSDSPETRLYSLALGAYCDSPES, from the coding sequence ATGCCTTCCATCCTTGTGATCAATCCAGGATCGACCAGCACGAAGATCGCTCTCTTTTCCGAAGAGGGAATCCTCGTGGAAGAGTCGCTGGAGCACGATGCTTCCGCACTGCGGCAACTGCCCTCCATCGCAGCACAGCTTTCCCTGAGAAAACAGACCCTGCTCGACTTTCTTGAACGCCACAATCCCGGAAAACTCGACATGATCGTCGGTCGCGGGGGTCCTCTTCGACCCCTGGAAGGCGGAACCTGGATCGTCAACAGGGAAATGGCAGACGACCTCCGCTCTGCCCGCTACGGAGAACACGCCAGCTTGCTGGGCGGACTTCTGGCGCTGGATCTGGCAGAAGCCCATGGAACACGGGCCTGTGTGGTAGACCCCGTAACCGTGGATGAAATGGACGATGTGGCACGCGTCAGCGGAGTGAAGGGAATCGAACGACGCGGCCGGGGACATGCCCTGAACCTGAAGGCTGTCTGCCGGCAGGCCGCCGAGGAATTGGGCAAGCCCCTGGAGGAGACCCGCCTGATCGCCGCCCACCTTGGCGGGGGAATCAGTGTGGCTCTCATGCGCGGGGGAAAGATCCGGGACATCAACGACGGTCTTCTCGGCATGGGTCCTTTCAGCGCAAACCGCGCGGGAGCCTTGCCCCTGAGTGGAATCCTCGACCTGGCCTTTGCTCCAGGGCAGAGCCGTTCTTCTCTTGAAAAACAACTCTCCTCCGGAGCAGGTCTCTACAGTTACCTCGGCACGGCCGACCTCCGGGAAATCGAGAAGAGAATCGAGGAGGGCGATGAAGAGGCCCGCTTCCATCTCGAAGCCATGGCCTACCAGATTGCCAAGGAAATCGGAGCCGGCATTGCCGCTCTTCAGGGCAAGGTAGACGGCATCGTCCTTACGGGCGGAATGAGTCGTTGCGAGTTTCTCATGAAGAAGCTTCGGGACTCCCTGAGCAGTCTCGCTCCCCTCTTTCACTCTCCCGGCGAAAAGGAAATGGAAGCTCTGGGACTCGGGGCTCTTCGGGTTCTCAAGGGGGAAGAAGAGGCTCGGGTATATCAACAGGAATCCGGAAGCCCATCCGGCAGTCAGCCCCCTCGCTCCTTTGAGGATCTCATCGCCCGTCTTTCAGGCGACACTCCGCGCAGGGTTGCTGTTGCGGGGGCGGCAAAGGCCAGCGTGATCGAGGCTCTGGCCCGGGCTTCTCACAGGGGCATTGTCGAACCCCTTCTTCTGGGACCGGAAGACAAGATCCGGGAACTCTGTGGGAAAGCGGGGCTCGAAAACCCCCTCATTCTGGATATCCCGGAAGATGACGAGACTCTCGCGAAGGCGGCTGTGCGGGAGGTTCGCGAAGGCCGCGCCCAGATTCTCATGAAGGGAAGCCTGTCCACTTCCTCTCTATTGAAGGCGGTTCTCCATGCGGAGGAAGGTCTGCGGGGAGACGGGAAACTCTCGCATGTCGCGCTTCTGGAAAGCAGGGGACGATGGATGCTCCACACGGACGGGGGCATCAATGTCGAGCAGGATCTGGAAACGAGAAAGAGCATTCTCTCCAATGCCGTAGCGCTGGCCAGGCGGCTGGAGATTCCGGAACCTGCGATTGCAGGCCTGGCTCTCGTGGAGAACGAGAACAAGGATCTTCCCGAAACTCTCGATATGAAACAGCTCGCCCTCTGGGTGGAAGAAGGGGCACTGGGGGATGCGAGGATGGAGGGACCGCTGGCTCTCGATGTAGCTTTCTCCAGAGAGTCCGCCGATAGTAAAGGCAGCGACAGCAAGTTGTCCGGTTGCGTCGACATTTTTCTTGGCCCGAACATTACGGCCACGAACTTTGTCGTAAAGGCGCTCCTGGACTACCGCCAGGTGAAGGTTGGCGGGCTGGTGCTCGGGGCCCGGGTGCCCATCGTGCTTCTCAGCAGAAGTGACAGCCCCGAGACGCGTCTATACAGTCTGGCTTTGGGAGCCTACTGCGATTCTCCCGAGTCCTGA
- a CDS encoding thioredoxin fold domain-containing protein, with translation MKMIPRVLILVFFLLACGEKQGESVSGGIQWMDYESGVALAKSEGKPVLIDFWTSWCHWCKVLDEETYSQKIVQDRLAESFVAIKVNAESKDAQGEGEEAKSGVELARQYNVKSYPTTWFLDSEGKPLAPVPGFRKAEEFAVILDYVSTGAYRDTGFQEYMSQNQDSGESQ, from the coding sequence ATGAAGATGATCCCGAGAGTTCTGATTCTTGTATTCTTCCTCCTTGCTTGCGGAGAGAAACAGGGGGAAAGCGTTTCCGGCGGAATCCAGTGGATGGATTATGAGTCTGGAGTGGCTCTCGCAAAGAGCGAAGGAAAGCCGGTCTTGATCGACTTTTGGACGAGTTGGTGCCACTGGTGCAAGGTGCTCGATGAGGAAACCTATTCACAGAAGATCGTTCAGGATCGACTGGCCGAGAGCTTTGTGGCGATCAAGGTAAATGCCGAGAGCAAGGATGCGCAGGGCGAGGGCGAAGAAGCCAAAAGCGGTGTGGAGCTTGCCCGTCAGTACAATGTGAAAAGCTATCCTACGACCTGGTTCCTCGATTCCGAGGGCAAGCCCCTGGCTCCTGTTCCCGGCTTTCGGAAGGCGGAGGAGTTTGCCGTCATTCTCGACTATGTTTCCACGGGCGCTTACCGGGACACGGGTTTCCAGGAATATATGTCTCAGAATCAGGACTCGGGAGAATCGCAGTAG
- a CDS encoding D-alanyl-D-alanine carboxypeptidase family protein, translating into MRQFLAILFLLLLPSLAHAADYASALLMDAASGQILQEENADLSRSPASVVKLMLLLLAREAQDQGRVSPETLLESSSLAQSMGGSQVYLAKGDKTSFQRLIEAVALGSANDAAVTVAEGLFGSIEETLAAMNNRAAGLGMESSQYANVTGLPASNGMRNLTSARDQAILAREVILHYPGVLEWTSKTWTRFRRGLVLANTNTVLKKFKGMDGLKTGYHDEARSNLVASAERNGRRLIAVVLGAESQDIRDNKVVELLESGFQDWTLRLALRKNDGLGVEFPVRKSWKGRVRVAAAADLQYLVRKEDLARVSISLDRAEDLSAPIREGEVLGEIQVLLEGEVLASVPALAQNSVRKTWISRK; encoded by the coding sequence ATGCGACAGTTCCTTGCAATTCTCTTTCTTCTGCTTCTGCCCTCACTGGCCCACGCGGCTGACTATGCTTCGGCACTTCTGATGGATGCCGCGAGTGGCCAGATTCTTCAGGAGGAAAACGCGGACCTCTCCCGGTCTCCCGCTTCCGTGGTGAAGCTTATGTTGCTGCTGCTGGCCAGGGAAGCCCAGGACCAGGGACGGGTGAGCCCGGAAACGCTTCTGGAGAGTTCCTCTTTGGCCCAGAGCATGGGAGGAAGTCAGGTCTATCTCGCAAAGGGAGACAAGACTTCCTTTCAGCGACTGATTGAGGCCGTGGCCCTTGGCTCTGCCAACGATGCAGCGGTCACGGTGGCCGAAGGGCTCTTCGGCAGCATCGAGGAAACGCTGGCCGCCATGAATAACCGGGCCGCCGGTCTGGGTATGGAATCCTCTCAATACGCAAATGTCACCGGGCTTCCCGCCAGCAATGGAATGCGGAATCTCACGAGTGCTCGCGACCAGGCGATTCTCGCCCGTGAGGTGATTCTGCATTACCCGGGAGTTCTGGAGTGGACCTCAAAGACCTGGACCCGCTTTCGCCGCGGTCTGGTTCTGGCCAATACCAATACTGTCCTCAAGAAATTCAAGGGAATGGATGGACTGAAGACGGGTTACCATGACGAGGCCCGTTCCAATCTGGTGGCAAGTGCCGAGCGAAATGGTCGCAGGCTGATTGCCGTGGTTCTGGGAGCCGAGAGCCAGGATATTCGCGACAACAAAGTGGTGGAACTGCTGGAAAGCGGCTTTCAGGATTGGACCCTTCGCCTGGCCCTGCGCAAGAACGACGGTCTGGGAGTGGAGTTTCCCGTTCGAAAAAGCTGGAAGGGCCGCGTAAGAGTGGCGGCTGCTGCGGACCTTCAATATCTCGTAAGGAAAGAGGATCTTGCGCGGGTCAGTATCTCGCTGGATCGGGCCGAGGATCTGTCCGCCCCGATTCGTGAAGGAGAGGTGCTTGGGGAGATCCAGGTGCTTCTTGAGGGAGAGGTGCTTGCCTCTGTTCCCGCTCTTGCCCAGAACAGTGTCCGAAAGACCTGGATTTCCAGAAAGTAG
- a CDS encoding UvrD-helicase domain-containing protein — MSDFELNSEQVPPVMEHDRHLILSAGAGSGKTRVLVERVLQILRDSHWDLSMVPRILAITFTEKATLAMRRKILSKVEEERAKCDPKEAATLLALAREMENASISTIHSFCSRILRENALEAGLDPRFRILDDLELYEIREEILELLLKSQNPDLLLLAGEFGVSAVLRALEEVRELRRSLNLPPELLDEKSSRELLKDLKSEVIEALRVALLDKLQQLLNDFRGLCSHFPGEKHPTEKGDERIIASISMLEDMDPDALDPGTLKEVLLRMKGLPQGGKAVEDGDVLKKKWKKLKDEIENLQATAERLSTGDPTEIPGAPKDLTLAFFRLLGHYSREVHREMRSRGCLDQEDLQIEAVRLLEEHPPVLQRYRRLYRHVLIDEFQDTNSLQLRLARLLVPEDADPKKNTLFLVGDHRQSIYAFRNADVGVFFREREKMAARKQARDLRFNYRSHPRLMDFFNQFFPVKEFPPLKSQKPGGKDLRVLLQIRGREKSETLLDCRRDTARAIADTIWKAREEGLAIQNEDGSSRPLEWKDVAILLRSGTDLPVLTRALAERGIPHEAAGGREFFLREELEDLENLVSALDDPLHRFKLFRALRGNLIGMSTADLLCLFPQVPRRLKTQRLSAEFLDGLRDPKNQGKLSDEGVLRLHLFLSLLDRFSGRLHRIPVSRLLSELVEATAYDLRSAGDRFALKILRNLRQVSEIFQEMENSRRMTVRDYLDHMIRARDLNPRQEEAWVPEEGESLLRIFTIHSAKGLEFPFVVLADLDRDVTSVQKEGEISSLRMDLPDGRQESLVGLAWKDMEELKVTNLCHAWIKLERKRREGEEMLRLFYVALTRAKDYLLMSGIAATPDLRVDFPLPVLNPTKSFLDMLMSRLPGIEQKLYRLNIVGQDEIPSLGEGVKAGPEKEKEAPRKTHWPHLLPPELPPSRVEMPVTGLTLLRSCPLRWLLERRLGLRGLSEALFESYEERSERSAASGASFGSLLHGILENWDYRLPAEEAFEKATPGDLEGELREEARRILSSLEESKPMDFGVGPLSAARLRREESFLLDLGELVLTGQTDLVAEGEGRRVLIDWKSDRVEGEALKERASHYELQMQLYALALAESGQKADEAFLVFLRSQEKHRIDISDAALETARMAALDIARDARAIGGDVARVDLSLDSLSSPRNPPCKFCAWREGPCTPGYRDSD; from the coding sequence TTGTCGGACTTTGAACTGAACTCTGAGCAAGTGCCTCCCGTGATGGAACATGATCGGCACCTGATTCTGTCTGCCGGTGCGGGAAGCGGAAAGACCCGTGTTCTTGTAGAGAGGGTTTTGCAGATCCTCCGAGATTCCCACTGGGATCTCTCCATGGTGCCCCGCATTCTTGCCATTACCTTCACCGAGAAAGCAACGCTGGCAATGCGACGCAAGATTCTCAGCAAGGTGGAAGAGGAGAGGGCGAAATGCGATCCGAAGGAGGCGGCCACCCTTCTTGCTCTTGCTCGCGAGATGGAGAACGCATCGATTTCCACCATCCACTCGTTTTGCTCCCGGATCCTGCGTGAAAATGCACTCGAGGCAGGTCTCGATCCGCGTTTTCGCATTCTTGATGACCTGGAGTTGTATGAAATCCGCGAGGAGATTCTGGAACTCCTCCTCAAGAGCCAGAACCCGGATTTGCTTTTGCTGGCCGGAGAGTTCGGAGTATCCGCGGTTCTCAGGGCGCTGGAGGAAGTGCGGGAATTGCGTCGAAGTCTCAACCTTCCTCCCGAGCTTCTCGACGAGAAGAGTTCCCGGGAATTGCTGAAAGACCTCAAGTCGGAAGTGATCGAGGCCCTGAGAGTGGCTCTTCTGGACAAGCTTCAACAGCTTCTCAATGACTTCCGCGGACTCTGCTCCCATTTCCCCGGAGAAAAGCACCCCACTGAAAAAGGCGATGAGCGGATCATCGCTTCGATTTCCATGCTTGAGGACATGGACCCCGACGCTCTGGATCCCGGCACCCTGAAGGAAGTGCTGCTTCGCATGAAAGGTCTGCCCCAGGGCGGGAAGGCGGTCGAGGACGGAGATGTCCTGAAGAAGAAATGGAAAAAGCTGAAAGATGAGATCGAGAATCTTCAGGCAACGGCGGAGAGACTTTCCACAGGGGACCCAACAGAAATCCCCGGCGCTCCAAAGGACCTGACTCTCGCTTTCTTCCGCCTTCTGGGGCACTACTCCCGGGAAGTTCACCGGGAAATGCGAAGCCGTGGATGTCTCGACCAGGAGGATCTGCAGATCGAGGCCGTGCGGCTTCTGGAGGAACATCCCCCCGTATTGCAACGCTACCGCCGCCTCTATCGCCATGTTCTCATTGACGAGTTTCAGGACACAAACAGTCTGCAGCTTCGTCTTGCCCGGCTTCTGGTTCCCGAAGATGCCGACCCGAAAAAGAACACTCTCTTTCTTGTGGGCGATCACCGGCAGAGTATCTACGCCTTCAGAAATGCGGATGTGGGGGTCTTTTTCCGGGAACGGGAAAAGATGGCAGCGAGAAAACAGGCCCGGGATCTGCGATTCAACTACCGCAGTCATCCCCGGCTGATGGACTTCTTCAACCAGTTCTTTCCGGTGAAGGAGTTCCCTCCGCTCAAGAGTCAGAAGCCGGGAGGCAAGGACCTCCGTGTTCTTCTCCAGATACGGGGGAGGGAGAAGAGCGAGACTCTTTTGGACTGTCGCCGGGATACAGCCAGGGCGATTGCGGACACGATCTGGAAAGCGCGGGAAGAGGGCTTGGCCATCCAGAACGAGGACGGGAGTTCCCGGCCTCTGGAGTGGAAGGATGTGGCCATCCTCCTGCGAAGCGGAACGGATCTTCCCGTCCTGACACGGGCTCTGGCCGAAAGAGGCATTCCCCATGAGGCTGCCGGAGGGCGAGAGTTTTTCCTGCGGGAGGAACTGGAGGACCTGGAGAACCTGGTTTCGGCTCTTGACGATCCTCTTCACCGCTTCAAGCTCTTTCGCGCGCTTCGGGGGAATCTGATCGGAATGTCCACGGCCGATCTTCTCTGCCTCTTTCCGCAGGTTCCCCGAAGACTGAAAACGCAGAGGCTATCGGCTGAGTTTCTCGACGGTCTTCGAGACCCGAAGAACCAGGGTAAACTCTCCGATGAAGGAGTTCTCCGCCTCCATCTCTTCCTTTCCCTGCTGGATCGGTTTTCAGGAAGACTCCATCGCATACCGGTCTCTCGCCTTCTTTCCGAACTGGTGGAAGCGACGGCCTATGATCTTCGGTCCGCCGGGGATCGTTTTGCGCTGAAGATCCTGCGGAACCTGCGGCAGGTCTCCGAGATCTTTCAAGAGATGGAGAATAGTCGTCGCATGACGGTGCGGGACTATCTTGACCACATGATCCGTGCCCGGGATTTGAACCCCCGGCAGGAGGAAGCCTGGGTTCCCGAGGAAGGCGAGAGCCTGCTCAGGATCTTCACCATTCATTCCGCCAAGGGGCTGGAGTTTCCCTTTGTCGTTCTTGCCGATCTTGACCGTGATGTGACAAGCGTGCAAAAGGAGGGGGAGATCAGCTCTCTGCGCATGGATCTTCCCGATGGCAGGCAGGAAAGCCTGGTGGGCCTTGCCTGGAAGGACATGGAGGAACTGAAAGTTACCAATCTCTGCCATGCATGGATCAAGCTGGAACGAAAGCGTCGCGAAGGAGAGGAAATGCTTCGCCTCTTTTATGTGGCTCTGACCCGGGCGAAAGATTACCTGCTGATGAGCGGCATTGCGGCGACTCCCGATCTGCGGGTTGATTTTCCGCTCCCCGTTTTGAACCCAACGAAGAGTTTTCTGGATATGCTCATGTCCCGTCTGCCCGGGATTGAACAGAAGCTCTATCGTCTCAATATCGTGGGCCAGGATGAGATTCCCTCCCTGGGTGAGGGCGTGAAGGCCGGGCCGGAGAAAGAAAAGGAAGCTCCCCGCAAGACTCACTGGCCCCATCTTCTGCCTCCGGAACTTCCTCCCTCGCGTGTAGAGATGCCGGTGACCGGTCTGACACTTCTTCGAAGCTGTCCCCTGCGATGGCTCCTGGAGAGAAGGCTGGGATTGCGGGGCCTGTCCGAAGCTCTCTTTGAGAGCTATGAAGAAAGAAGTGAGAGGAGTGCCGCGTCTGGAGCTTCCTTTGGAAGCCTCCTCCACGGCATTCTGGAAAATTGGGACTATCGACTTCCTGCAGAAGAGGCTTTTGAAAAAGCGACTCCCGGAGACCTTGAGGGCGAACTGCGCGAAGAGGCCCGGAGGATTCTCAGTTCTCTTGAGGAGAGCAAGCCGATGGATTTCGGAGTCGGCCCACTGTCGGCTGCCCGCCTGAGGCGGGAGGAGAGCTTTCTCCTGGATCTGGGAGAACTGGTGCTTACGGGCCAAACAGATCTGGTGGCCGAAGGGGAGGGGCGAAGAGTCCTCATTGACTGGAAGAGCGACCGGGTAGAAGGGGAGGCACTGAAGGAAAGGGCCTCCCACTACGAACTGCAGATGCAACTTTATGCGCTCGCGCTTGCAGAGTCCGGGCAGAAAGCTGACGAGGCTTTCCTGGTTTTCCTTCGCTCACAGGAGAAGCACCGCATCGATATCTCCGATGCAGCGCTGGAGACCGCCCGCATGGCGGCTCTCGACATCGCCCGTGATGCACGCGCCATCGGGGGGGATGTGGCACGCGTTGACCTTTCCCTCGACTCTCTTTCTTCTCCCCGGAATCCTCCCTGTAAGTTCTGCGCTTGGCGCGAAGGTCCCTGTACTCCCGGCTATCGGGATTCCGATTGA
- a CDS encoding PD-(D/E)XK nuclease family protein — protein MSTLVLGIAGSGKTRLCTRRCLSALEEGRRVIMLVPNREEEARLRRALLEEGGSQARFLPEIRTFRDLSREILDRRKPGWASLDRLGRRLLIRSLLEKRKGSLGGLEASAHTPGFSGSLDHLFVELGEAELLPEDLRSLSSDRLDTIAGLYEDFLASQDLRLDRSRSLSLSASFLEQEPELLEPVDLLIVDGFGDLSPLQLRFLDALIARSKETLISLCLSPEDLEGEERDPFRRTRELARHFALRDGWKLEALEDVRRYESATLTGITRGLFRWGSEEPELDSEGLFLIRGATRRDEIEGILREVRTSLHAGVPAGEIAILFRDASFGRQMAEALSREKLPFSYTVSDPLSSWSVLAVLLDLLDWASGSPPRDLPQTLRGGYVATPDSRLLAMVEEGRKRFLRGAEGWKEITREFRSREPKLAWDWLEWQESLPGKAMEVRSFYNDVLLPLLRRVSENLFSMTRGNPSSFALLGMDLPALEAVDRIGRRLCDEFGGKKAGLAEWSLLLRQVCEDVELSRELGVEGGGVHLGNPLETRLPELDTVFVGGLNQGSFPPPFRDDPLLRESERQGLNQGMESRSRLSRLATWKSRQAGERYLFYVAATRSRRRLFLCNSQRGRRGKEMAASFFLDEIGRGLKEGLPEALSLPDLSLSAKLARPVSLRDLARNTLFASSRKLEGRTTKQAESFLSKLDGGELIDRARSRRAPEIPLPGHPAAREHLKDRDLFYPTQLETFAKCSYRYLIEKLLRLEKEENFEASAREEGSLFHRIFENFYRDWDKKTFPEDKELESLVATHYDRALKELIGEGVRSLQSGRFRLEDKRRLALIRRFLKRDLDRLQSSGYLPLQLEKSMKISSGDLPGSGTEDPFRCGGIVDRVDSSAEGDLHVIDYKRSATKIEGEGSPRITQFQPALYAMLFGDRVVGSSYLPVRADKNRHRGFFLSELFDLLKDSGSIVGAPGCRKMEKADWDEWLEIQSDAVRHCVASIRAGKFAVNPLEEDTCKNCSLKRLCLVDEMGGEIVGL, from the coding sequence ATGTCAACACTGGTTCTCGGGATCGCAGGGAGTGGAAAGACCCGCCTCTGTACCCGGCGCTGCCTCTCGGCGCTGGAAGAGGGTCGCCGGGTGATTATGCTCGTCCCGAACCGGGAAGAGGAGGCTCGCCTTCGCAGAGCTCTTCTCGAAGAGGGAGGAAGCCAGGCGAGGTTTCTGCCCGAGATCCGCACTTTCCGGGATCTTTCCCGCGAGATTCTGGACAGGAGAAAGCCCGGGTGGGCCAGTCTGGATCGCCTGGGGAGACGGCTCCTGATTCGCTCTCTTTTGGAGAAGCGGAAGGGAAGTCTGGGTGGTCTGGAGGCCAGTGCTCACACTCCGGGTTTTTCCGGAAGCCTGGACCACCTCTTCGTGGAACTCGGAGAGGCGGAACTTCTTCCTGAAGACCTGAGAAGTCTTTCCTCCGACAGGCTGGACACGATTGCCGGACTCTATGAGGACTTTCTGGCTTCTCAGGATCTCCGGCTGGACCGCAGCCGCAGCCTGTCCCTGTCCGCGAGTTTCCTCGAACAGGAACCGGAGCTTCTGGAGCCTGTGGACCTTCTGATCGTCGATGGCTTCGGAGATCTTTCACCCCTTCAGTTGCGTTTTCTGGATGCCCTGATCGCAAGGTCGAAAGAGACCCTGATTTCCCTCTGCCTTTCCCCGGAAGATCTGGAGGGTGAGGAGAGAGATCCATTTCGGAGAACCCGGGAGCTGGCTCGCCACTTTGCCCTGCGCGATGGATGGAAGCTGGAAGCTCTGGAAGATGTTCGTCGCTATGAAAGCGCGACTCTTACGGGCATTACCCGGGGACTCTTCCGCTGGGGTTCCGAGGAACCGGAACTCGACAGTGAGGGTCTTTTCCTGATTCGGGGAGCGACTCGCAGGGATGAGATTGAGGGGATCCTTCGCGAAGTTCGCACGTCCCTGCACGCGGGGGTTCCCGCTGGAGAAATCGCAATCCTGTTCCGGGATGCGAGTTTCGGGCGGCAGATGGCCGAAGCTCTTTCTCGCGAGAAGCTGCCCTTTTCCTACACGGTGAGCGATCCTCTCTCTTCCTGGTCCGTCCTTGCGGTCTTGCTGGATCTTCTGGACTGGGCTTCCGGCTCTCCTCCCCGGGATCTTCCCCAGACTCTTCGCGGCGGATATGTCGCCACACCCGACTCCCGGCTTCTGGCCATGGTGGAAGAAGGGCGGAAACGTTTTCTGAGGGGAGCGGAGGGATGGAAGGAAATCACCCGGGAGTTTCGCTCAAGGGAGCCGAAACTTGCGTGGGACTGGCTGGAGTGGCAGGAGTCTCTTCCCGGCAAGGCCATGGAAGTTCGCTCCTTCTATAATGATGTCCTTCTCCCCCTCCTTCGGCGGGTTTCGGAGAACCTCTTCTCCATGACCCGGGGGAATCCCTCTTCCTTTGCCCTTCTCGGCATGGACCTGCCGGCCCTGGAGGCAGTGGACAGGATTGGCCGCCGCCTCTGCGATGAGTTCGGGGGCAAAAAAGCGGGGCTGGCAGAGTGGAGCCTCTTGCTTCGACAGGTCTGTGAGGATGTGGAACTCAGCCGTGAGCTTGGAGTGGAAGGCGGAGGGGTTCATCTGGGCAATCCCCTGGAGACGCGTCTTCCGGAACTGGACACGGTCTTTGTTGGCGGACTGAATCAGGGAAGCTTTCCTCCGCCCTTCCGCGATGATCCCCTGCTTCGTGAAAGCGAAAGACAGGGACTGAATCAGGGCATGGAAAGCCGATCCCGTTTGTCCCGCCTTGCCACCTGGAAGAGCCGACAGGCCGGTGAACGCTATCTCTTTTATGTCGCTGCGACTCGCAGCCGTCGCCGTCTCTTTCTCTGCAATTCCCAGCGGGGAAGGCGGGGCAAGGAAATGGCAGCCTCATTCTTCCTTGATGAGATTGGTCGGGGTCTGAAAGAGGGTTTGCCGGAAGCTCTCTCGCTGCCTGATCTCTCGCTTTCTGCCAAACTCGCCCGGCCGGTAAGCCTGCGCGACCTTGCAAGAAACACGCTCTTTGCATCGAGTCGGAAACTGGAGGGCAGGACGACAAAACAGGCGGAGTCCTTTCTTTCCAAACTCGACGGTGGGGAACTGATCGACCGGGCCCGAAGCCGTCGTGCGCCCGAGATACCTCTGCCCGGGCACCCTGCTGCACGCGAACACCTGAAGGACCGGGACCTGTTTTACCCCACGCAACTGGAGACCTTTGCGAAGTGTTCCTATCGCTACCTGATCGAGAAGCTGCTTCGCCTCGAGAAGGAGGAGAACTTTGAGGCGAGCGCGCGGGAGGAAGGCAGCCTATTTCACAGAATCTTTGAGAACTTCTACCGGGACTGGGACAAGAAGACATTTCCCGAAGACAAGGAACTGGAGAGTCTGGTCGCCACTCACTACGATCGTGCGCTGAAAGAGCTGATCGGTGAGGGAGTTCGGAGTCTTCAAAGCGGGAGATTCCGGCTGGAGGATAAGAGGAGACTGGCCCTGATCCGGAGATTCCTGAAGAGAGATCTCGATCGCCTTCAAAGCAGTGGCTACCTTCCCCTCCAGCTTGAGAAGTCCATGAAGATTTCTTCCGGCGATCTTCCCGGTTCCGGAACGGAAGATCCCTTTCGCTGTGGAGGGATTGTGGACCGTGTGGATTCCAGCGCAGAGGGGGATCTTCATGTGATTGATTACAAGCGCAGTGCCACGAAGATTGAAGGTGAGGGGAGTCCGCGAATCACCCAGTTTCAGCCGGCTCTCTATGCCATGCTTTTCGGGGATCGCGTTGTCGGTTCCAGCTATTTGCCGGTTCGGGCCGACAAGAACCGTCATCGGGGGTTCTTTCTGTCGGAGCTATTCGACTTGCTGAAAGATTCCGGGAGCATTGTCGGTGCACCCGGCTGCCGCAAGATGGAAAAAGCGGACTGGGACGAGTGGCTTGAAATTCAAAGTGATGCGGTTCGGCACTGCGTAGCGTCCATCCGCGCCGGGAAATTCGCAGTGAATCCCCTGGAAGAAGATACCTGCAAGAACTGCTCTCTGAAGCGGCTCTGTCTGGTCGACGAGATGGGAGGCGAGATTGTCGGACTTTGA